The following nucleotide sequence is from Salvelinus sp. IW2-2015 linkage group LG26, ASM291031v2, whole genome shotgun sequence.
TGACTAATWcatttgatttgatttgagatagtaTATCCTGTAATATAACTATGATTTAGGCATTTAATTAAAGTAAAATAAGGCTACAATAAGGCTACACTAATAAGGCTATTAGGCTACATGTTGGTATGCGATGTCCTTACCAACAGCAAATTAATCCGTTTTATAATTAGGCCTACATTTTAAGGTTTTTATTAGCCTACCATTATAATAACAACTCAAACAACTGAGTYtccagcttcagtgatttttgcaattcattcctgtcattagcagcagagaactggaaggaaaggcRgccaaaggaggaattggctttgggggtgaccagtgaaatatacctgctggagcacatgctgcaggtgggtgctgctatggtgaccagtgagctgagataaggtggggctttacctagcaaagacttatagatgaccttgagccagtgggtttggcgacRaatatgaagcgagggccagccaacgagagcatacaggtcacagtggtgggtagtatatggggctttggtgacaaaaccgatagcactgtgataggctgcatccaatttgctgagtagagtgttggaggctattttgtaaatgacatcgccgaagtcaaggatcggtaggatagtcagttttacgagggtatgtttggcagcataagtgaagattgctttgttgcgaaataggaagccgattctagatttaactttggattggagatgcttaatgtgagtctggaaggagagagtttacagtctagtcagacacctaggtatttgtagttgtccacatattctaagacagaaccgtccagagtagtgatgctggacgggcgggcaagtgcgagcagcgatcggttgaagagcatgcatttagttttacttgcattaaagagcagttggaggccacggaaggagagttgtacggcattgaagctcgtctggaKgttagttaacacagtgtccaaagaagggccagaagtatacagaatggtgtcgtctgcgtagaggttgatcagagaatcaccagcagcaagagcgacatcattgatgtatacagagaaaagagtcggcccgagaattgaacccagtggcacccccatagagactgccagaggtctggacaacaggccctctgatttgacacactgaactctgtctgaggagtagttggtgaaccaggcgaggcagtcatttgtgaaaccaaggctgttgagtctgctgataagaatgtggtgattgacatagtcgaaagccttggccaggtcgatgaatacagctgcacaggattgtctcttatcgatgccggttatgatatcgtttaggaccttgagcgtggctgaggtgcacccatgaccagctcggaaaccagattgcatagcggagaaggtacggtgggattcaaaatggtcggtgatctgtttgttaacttggctttcgaagaccttagaaaggcagggtaggatggatataggtctgtagcagtttggggctagagtgtctccccctttgaagagggggatgaccgcagcagctttccaatctttgRGGATCTCAGAYgatacgaaagagaggttgaacaggctagtaataggggtttcaacaatttcggcggatcattttgaaagagagggtccagattgtctagcccggctgatttgtaggggtccagattttgcagctctttcagaacatcagctatctggatttgggtgaaggagaaatggaggagacttgggcaagttgctgtgagGGGTGCAGGtttgttgaccggggtaggggtagccaggtggaaagcatggccagccgtagaaaaatgcttattgaaattcgattatcgcggatttatcgatggtgacagtgtttcctagcctccgtGCAGTGGgcttttattctccatggactttacagtgtcccaaaactttttggagtttgtgctacaggatgcaaatttatgtttgaaaaagctagcctttgctttSCTAACTGCCTGTGTAWATTTGTTCCTAATTTCCCTGAAAAgctgcatatcgcaggggctattcgatgctaatgcagtacgccacaggatgcttttgtgctggtcaagggcagttaggtttaaccaagggctatatctgtttcagGTTCTACactttttgaatggggcatgcttatttaagatggtgaggaaagcacttttaaagaataaccaggcatcctctactgaccgAATGAGGtcaagtcgattagaaaggcctgctcgctgaagtgttttaaggagcgtttgacagtgacgaggggtggtcgtttgaccgcagacccattacggacgtaggcaatgaggcagtgatcgctgagatcctggttgaagacagcggACGTGTATTTGGAGGgtaggttggttaggatgatatctatgagggtgcccgtgtttacggatttggggttgtacctggtaggttcattgataatttgtgtgagattgagggcatcaagcttagattgtaggatggccggggtgttaagcatgtcccagtttaggtcacctaacagcataagctctgaagatagatggggggcaatcaattcacatatggtgtccagggcacagctgggggcagaaggtggtctatagcaagcggcaacggtgagagacttgtttctggaaaggtggatatttaaaagtagaagctcaaattgtttgggcacagacctgaatagtaagacagaactctgcagggtatctctgcagtagattgcaactacgccccctttggcagttctatcttgtcagaaaatgttatagttagggctGGACATTTCTGGGTTTTTGATGGCATTCCTAAgctaggattcagacacggctaggacatccgggttggcagagtgtgctaaagcagtgaataaaacaatcttagggaggaggcttctaatgtagGAGATGCAtgattaacatgcatgaaaccaaggcttttacggttacagaagtcaacaaatgagagcgcctggggaatgggagtggagctaggcactgcagggcctggattaaataataatatttgcTTGCAATACAATTGATCAACCACTAGAAGTTATGCATGGGCTGAGCGTGGAGATATGCACACTTTTCCGTCAAGATCAAAATGTATAAATACCAACCTTTGCAGAAAAACTGGCTCATGCAAAGTTTTGAGTATTTTTTGTGTGCACRCTCCTTTGATAAAWGAGGTGTCTGGCGGAGATACTAGTTAAAAGGGATTAATAAATAATTCAGTAATACATTAACAGTGGCAATTTATTCATCMgtttttaaaaatgtacaacTTCAAGAATGTATTACACACTTATTTAACTTATGAAGATATTCAAATTCACACTTAGATTGAAATGAGACGTAGGCCTATTTTGAATGTTCATTAGTTTAACTGTAATGTAYCGCTTTGTGAAAATATTACATCATTGGGCCTAATTCATCTAAATTCTATAAGAAGTGGTCCTTTTCATCTGAACAACaccccatttatttattttatagttgaatacttatttttttcGACATACAAACCTTAGTAATGCTCACCGCCTGAGGGCGCTACTGTAACAAATATTTCCTTTATAWGGAAGGAGAACCTTGCTTRGCAACAAACAACTACAAAGAAAACTATCACAGCATTGGCATTTTTGTCTCATATCACATTCTCAGAGTGTGTCTGGGAGCATTCTCCTACAGGGGAGCAGTCAGTCTCTGATCCCGACAGGCACGAGAAGCTTCTCTCCCTGGTKCTGCTAGTGTGAACAGGACATCTATCAGCTGTATGTCCAGTCCTGTCCAGTCCTGCAGTCagctcagtctctgagcctgaAAAAGGCTTCACTAATTCTCTGtcttccatttctcctctcaGGGTACTGACATGTACATCTTCAGGCTTCTCTCTACGTCTTCATRACTGTCGTCTTCTTGACAATGTTGATGGCTCTCGCTGAATGAGTGTTTGGCGTGCGGTACCTCAGAGGCACGCCGCCACCCCTCGGTGGCCTTCATGAGGTCCGTCCGGATGTCCGGGACCACACATTGCTCCACCAGGAAGACCACGGGCAGAGCAACCAATAGCAGGGCCCAGCCCAGGGCGCCCATCCAATAGGAGGAKCCCAGGCAGGTGAAGTCATCGTTGATCTCCACCCAGTGCTGGTAGGTGAAGAGGGACCAGCTGAGGAGGAAGAAAAATcctagagagagaggtcagtcagGTCAttgatcaagggcacaacagcaggcaatggcatctaggagttgataccagcaacctttcggatgCCAGCTCACTTCCTGACAAATTTTTCCATTCGGACCCTGGATTTGAACTGGCAACCCTCCGAACTGGCAACCCTCGCttctctaactgctaggctacctggcacCCCATCAGCAGGAGGTGGACTTAGAGCTCTTGCTCCAATACTTTACACATGAAGTGCACCCTTTCTTCTTTTCAAGTCTGTGGCCCGGACCCATACTGACCTGTGGGTCCCAAAACGAGGAGCAGCAGGACAGTGGGGTAGAGGGCCTGGCCTGCCATAAGTAGAGAGCGGGTGTTGGAGTAGGAGCGCACCGTCTGGGACGTCCAGCAGAGGGCGAACACCAGACACAGAGCCCCAGAACTCACAGCCATGAAGAAAGACAGCACCCCAAACACTTGCTCTGCCTCCAGGGctgaagacacacacatacacacacgaagACAGAGAGGGATTAAAATATGTAAACAGTGACAAGATTTTCAACCTGTCTACATCTGCATGCTATTCTGAGTtcaacacagaggagagggcaaTAACAGGCTGTCAATACAATGACATGTATTGTCAATTTGACTGCTGATCTATCACTCACACTGTCATTCGTTGATGTCATACTAAACAGAAAAAACAGTAAGAGCCAGTTGATGCCACAAACCACAGTTAACAGCTAACCTAATAAACCGTGCCAGGGAACTGGTTTGGAGCCCTAAATGCTAATTAGGGGGGGAAAGCCTGCACACAGCTGCtgctgtgtgtatacagtatgtggttgaAGGAATAAAGCAGGGGAGCAACATGTACTTTATTCAACTTTTTCTTTCTTTACCATCAGATATTTATTTGGCCCAGCACTGGAGAaatttggggtgtgtgtgtatataacctaCTTTACACACTCTTTCAGCCCTAAACATTGAACATCCCCTATCTCCGCCTCATCCTGTTCTCTGAGAATGTGGATGATTGCTACAGGAGCAAGTCCACACCTGTTCACATCACTGCAATCCTATTGTGCATATCTTACTGCTTAGCTGTTTCCCCTCAAGTCATGTTCACTGTGTTCTGAGGAAAAACTCCAAAAGGGCCAAATGCACAAGGCCAACCTCAAGTGTAACTAAACATTTTATCAACACTCACAGTTAAGCGTTTCCTTGTACATCTGCTACCTTTAGCATTCCATTAGGTGCAATTTGCTTTGGTTTCATGTAACACACACTTTGAATTAGGAACAGCTGGTATTACCGTACTTGATTTAAATGAACTAAATTGTGTAATCATGTCACTGACATTAATACACCCTGAGTACACAGGGGTGTATTAAATAGATGGACGCTGATGGTCAATGCAGCTTCTTGACTCACTGTTAAAGATAATGCCCCTCGTCTGGTCATTGTCAGTGTTGGTGCTGTTGTCGCCATTAGTCCACAGTCCCTTGTCATTGAGCCAGCGAGGGGTCCACACAGAGTaggccacacacagacaccctgcCAGCCCCACACACGACTCAGCCAGCCTGAACCGACTCACCGAGTCTCCCACCTCAAACAC
It contains:
- the LOC111952743 gene encoding uncharacterized protein, which translates into the protein MKVFEVGDSVSRFRLAESCVGLAGCLCVAYSVWTPRWLNDKGLWTNGDNSTNTDNDQTRGIIFNTLEAEQVFGVLSFFMAVSSGALCLVFALCWTSQTVRSYSNTRSLLMAGQALYPTVLLLLVLGPTGFFFLLSWSLFTYQHWVEINDDFTCLGSSYWMGALGWALLLVALPVVFLVEQCVVPDIRTDLMKATEGWRRASEVPHAKHSFSESHQHCQEDDSXEDVERSLKMYMSVP